A genome region from Nitrospira sp. includes the following:
- the proC gene encoding pyrroline-5-carboxylate reductase — protein sequence MLTGTRIAFIGGGNMAESLLAGLLRKGVTSAERLTVSDPHSQRREWLARRFGIAVHADNRAAAQGADLIVLCVEPQVLDSVLADLSSILTSNLLLISVAAGYPLSRLQKQLKTATRLVRAMPNTPSTIGEGVTALSLVPGLSSQDQDRARCLFESVGKVVVVEERLMDAVTGLSGSGPAYVFAMIEALADGGVLMGLSRATAQVLAAQTLAGAARMVLEQGTHPAVLKDRVASPGGTTIAGLSRLEQGRLRATLMSAVTAAAQRSQELGQEEGHHL from the coding sequence ATGTTGACGGGGACACGAATCGCGTTCATCGGCGGCGGCAATATGGCCGAGTCTCTGCTGGCTGGTCTGTTGCGGAAGGGCGTGACCTCAGCTGAGCGCCTCACTGTCAGCGACCCGCACTCCCAGCGTCGTGAGTGGCTGGCGAGGCGCTTCGGAATTGCAGTCCATGCCGACAACCGGGCAGCGGCGCAAGGGGCGGATCTCATCGTGCTCTGCGTCGAACCGCAGGTGCTCGATTCGGTGTTGGCCGACCTGTCGTCGATTCTCACGTCCAACCTCCTCCTCATTTCCGTCGCTGCCGGATACCCACTTTCCCGCCTGCAAAAACAGCTCAAGACAGCAACCAGACTGGTCCGTGCTATGCCGAACACGCCCTCGACTATCGGAGAAGGGGTCACGGCGTTGAGCCTTGTTCCGGGGTTGTCGTCTCAGGATCAGGATCGGGCGCGATGCCTGTTCGAATCGGTCGGCAAAGTCGTCGTGGTGGAAGAGCGGTTGATGGATGCCGTGACTGGCTTGAGCGGAAGCGGACCGGCCTATGTGTTCGCCATGATCGAAGCGTTGGCAGACGGCGGTGTCTTGATGGGATTGTCACGGGCCACTGCGCAAGTTCTGGCGGCGCAGACGTTGGCCGGAGCGGCGCGTATGGTGCTCGAACAAGGGACACATCCGGCTGTGTTGAAAGATCGCGTAGCCTCGCCGGGCGGCACCACGATTGCGGGACTGTCCCGTCTGGAGCAGGGGCGGCTGCGCGCGACCTTGATGTCGGCCGTGACAGCCGCGGCGCAGCGATCGCAAGAGTTGGGGCAAGAAGAAGGCCATCACCTCTAA